From a single Candidatus Zixiibacteriota bacterium genomic region:
- a CDS encoding ABC transporter permease, whose amino-acid sequence MSTAKRRLIGAVPVILGISFLVFLLMHIAPGDPVTLLLGDDATPEDVARTRHEWGLDRPIAVQYFDFLARAVTGDFGMSLKFNERVTKLVWERLPATVELALASLAVAIMIAVPLGVYSAIKHNSLMDHAGMSLALIGVSLPNFWLGIMLIYFLGGQLNLLPVAGRIEYGIEVRPITRLLLVDSLLTWNVPAFWSALQHLAMPAFTLGTSLAGIVTRIARSSVLEVMRQDFITTARAKGLSERVVIWRHMLRNALITIVTILGLQLGALLSGSVITETVFSFPGIGDLLIQSISARDYKLTQVLILFFAVMYFVVNLLVDLLYRWIDPRIKL is encoded by the coding sequence ATGAGCACGGCCAAGCGCAGGCTGATCGGCGCGGTCCCGGTGATCCTGGGCATCTCGTTCCTGGTTTTTCTCCTGATGCACATCGCGCCCGGGGACCCGGTGACGCTGTTGCTGGGTGACGACGCGACCCCGGAGGACGTCGCGCGCACGCGCCACGAATGGGGCCTCGACCGGCCGATCGCGGTGCAGTATTTCGATTTCCTGGCACGCGCGGTCACCGGCGACTTCGGCATGTCGCTGAAGTTCAACGAACGGGTGACCAAGCTCGTCTGGGAGCGGCTGCCGGCGACGGTCGAGCTGGCTCTGGCCAGCCTCGCGGTGGCGATCATGATCGCGGTGCCGCTCGGCGTCTATTCGGCGATCAAGCACAACTCGCTCATGGACCACGCCGGCATGAGCCTGGCGTTGATCGGGGTGTCGCTGCCGAACTTCTGGCTCGGCATCATGCTCATCTATTTCCTCGGAGGCCAGCTGAACCTGCTCCCGGTGGCGGGGCGCATCGAGTACGGGATCGAGGTTCGGCCTATCACGCGCCTGCTCCTGGTGGACAGCCTCCTCACGTGGAACGTGCCGGCGTTCTGGAGCGCGCTCCAGCACCTGGCGATGCCGGCGTTCACCCTGGGAACCAGCCTGGCGGGGATCGTCACCCGGATCGCCCGCTCCAGTGTGCTCGAGGTCATGCGTCAGGACTTCATCACCACGGCGCGGGCGAAGGGGTTGAGCGAACGGGTGGTCATCTGGCGCCACATGCTGCGCAACGCGCTGATCACGATCGTGACGATTCTGGGGCTGCAGCTCGGGGCCCTGCTGAGCGGCTCGGTGATCACCGAGACGGTCTTTTCGTTTCCGGGCATCGGGGACCTCCTGATTCAATCGATCTCGGCGCGCGACTACAAGCTCACCCAGGTTCTGATCCTGTTTTTCGCGGTGATGTACTTCGTGGTCAATCTGCTGGTCGACCTGCTCTACAGGTGGATTGACCCGAGGATCAAGCTCTGA